From one Colletotrichum destructivum chromosome 3, complete sequence genomic stretch:
- a CDS encoding Putative holo-[acyl carrier protein] synthase produces the protein MVSPRPFPFPLNIGTDICQISRIYRLLASDRGTRFLERVLTKDERASVPVDPPSTREPMAKPETSQERGFPALKKQNPLLWKRASFVAGRFAAKEAAFKAHPFRKLSFHDITIVRRALEAGREKNANGSGPPVAVIRGEREGDPEQTAAVSISHDGDYATAVCLGFEPEATDRVD, from the exons ATGGTGTCGCCCAGGCCGTTTCCTTTCCCTCTGAATATCGGCACCGATATATGCCAAATCTCACGGATATATCGACTTTTGGCCAGTGACCGAGGGACCAGATTTCTTGAGCGTGTCTTGACCAAGGATGAGCGCGCCTCAGTACCTGTTGACCCTCCGTCGACGCGTGAGCCGATGGCGAAGCCCGAGACCAGCCAAGAGAGAGGATTTCCAGCATTGAAGAAACAGAATCCACTGTTGTGGAAGAGGGCATCTTTCGTAGCCGGGAG GTTCGCCGCGAAAGAAGCCGCGTTCAAGGCGCACCCCTTTAGGAAGCTCTCGTTCCACgacatcaccatcgtcaGGCGGGCCCTGGAGGCGGGCAGGGAGAAGAACGCCAACGGCAGCGGGCCGCCCGTGGCCGTCATCCGGGGTGAGAGGGAAGGCGATCCCGAGCAGACCGCCGCGGTCTCGATCAGCCACGACGGGGACTATGCCACGGCCGTGTGTCTCGGGTTTGAGCCGGAGGCGACGGACAGGGTGGACTAG
- a CDS encoding Putative helicase, Zinc finger, RING-type, Zinc finger, RING/FYVE/PHD-type, HIRAN, with product MSFPSSWETDVFRYRPSYQFYQSDSFPIPIHRSTTYSQSGSGNKTPEPGARALKMPPHKRGLPVIDLVSSDDDFAPRPSKRVSGNRSVSLGSQTGTRAFRGAPSNTQPFASFGAIPGSSSQPHTYYDTDEELIDLTQAPDGPPRELYGTLDNKIVGVRYYNGYASPGELVICLREPNNQYDRNAIRVCNVIGVQIGHLPRKVVEKLAPYVDRDEIAIEAVLTGEKGMFDCPIRLHIYGTSNPINRLALEEKLKRDKLIKAGELKKTRAEAEAQRKVLGIKGSQSRIGLDGGTAEPEVSLEELAQASQTVQDQHRGDAIKSFVVDEDFLSKMTMAEQPAVLESTLLPYQRQGLAWMTAKENPQLPTKGSQESIQLWKWDQRGRGMYNLATNFLVSSPPKLLSGGILADEMGLGKTLQVISLILTGGPGPTLIVAPLSVMSNWEQQIRRHVKQEHLPKIFTYHGNNKATKSELAQYQVIITSYNKLATEGGKDKIETPLGPLMATDWRRVVLDEGHIIRNAKTKAAVAARRLKAQSRWVLTGTPIINNIKDFQSLLQFLSITGGVEQPAIFTTVISRPLAQGNEKAETLLQLLMRDLCLRRKKDMKFVDLKLPPKKEYVHRIAFRPDEKNKYEALLSEAQIALKDYQNNASGMKGQFQNVLERLLRLRQVCNHWTLCRKRIDDLLAALEGQSVVALNSENIKIMQEALRLYIETQEDCAICLDTLNKPVITHCKHVFCHACISKVIETQHKCPMCRNQLQEDALLEPAPEVSEEEESFDGDAKSSKTEALLKILQATTKDPKSKVIIFSQWTSFLTIIQNQLIEAGYKFARVDGSMTAPKRDGAIHALDHDPDTRVMLASLAVCSVGLNLVSADTVILADSWWAPAIEDQAIDRVHRLGQKRPTTVWRLVMEGTVEERVLDIQHEKRTLVGKAFQEKNKGKKTQETRMADIQKLLG from the exons GCTCGGGCACTAAAGATGCCACCCCACAAGCGCGGCCTCCCCGTCATTGACCTCGTTAGCAGCGACGATGATTTTGCGCCACGGCCGAGTAAGAGGGTGTCTGGAAACCGCTCGGTATCTCTAGGCAGTCAGACGGGTACCAGGGCTTTCAGAGGTGCACCATCGAATACACAGCCATTCGCCAGCTTTGGTGCCATACCCGGCTCTTCGTCTCAACCTCACACATACTACGACACTGACGAGGAGCTAATTGACTTGACTCAAGCTCCGGACGGCCCACCACGAGAGCTTTATGGAACTCTCG ATAATAAAATCGTCGGCGTGCGCTACTACAATGGATACGCCTCCCCAGGCGAATTGGTCATTTGTCTGCGAGAGCCCAACAACCAG TACGATCGCAATGCCATTCGGGTATGCAATGTCATAGGCGTTCAAATTGGCCATTTGCCACGCAAAGTGGTGGAGAAGCTGGCGCCATATGTT GATCGCGATGAAATTGCAATAGAAGCTGTCCTTACAGGAGAGAAGGGCATGTTCGACTGCCCCATTCGTCTGCATATCTACGGAACCAGCAACCCCATCAACCGGCTGGCTCTGGAAGAGAAGTTGAAAAGGGACAAGCTTATCAAGGCCGGTGAGCTCAAGAAGACAAGGGCAGAGGCCGAGGCACAGCGGAAGGTGCTGGGCATCAAGGGCAGCCAATCCAGAATTGGCCTTGATGGGGGCACGGCAGAGCCCGAAGTCTCTTTAGAGGAGCTGGCACAAGCCAGCCAGACGGTTCAGGACCAGCACCGTGGAGATGCCATCAAGTCATTCGTCGTGGACGAAGACTTCTTGTCCaagatgacgatggcagAGCAGCCTGCTGTCCTCGAGTCAACATTGCTGCCATACCAACGTCAG GGTCTGGCCTGGAtgacggccaaggagaaTCCCCAGCTGCCTACCAAGGGTTCTCAGGAAAGCATACAGCTGTGGAAGTGGGACCAAAGAGGGCGTGGCATGTACAATTTGGCAACCAACTTCCTGGTGTCAAGTCCACCCAAACTTCTTTCCGGAGGAATCCTGGCCGATGAAATGGGTCTCGGCAAGACGCTGCAAGTCATCAGTCTAATATTGACCGGTGGCCCAGGCCCGACGCTCATTGTTGCTCCGTTGAGCGTAATGAGCAACTGGGAACAGCAGATCCGCAGGCATGTCAAGCAAGAGCACCTCCCCAAGATCTTCACATATCACGGAAACAATAAGGCAACCAAAAGTGAGCTTGCCCAGTACCAGGTCATCATCACCAGTTACAACAAGCTTGCAACCGAAggcggcaaggacaagatTGAGACGCCCTTGGGACCACTTATGGCTACCGATTGGAGACGAGTCGTGCTTGATGAAGGCCACATAATACGCAATGCAAAGACGAaggctgctgttgctgccaGAAGACTCAAGGCGCAATCCAGATGGGTGCTCACAGGAACCCCAAT catcaacaacatcaaggaTTTCCAGTCCCTGCTGCAATTCCTTTCTATCACGGGAGGCGTCGAACAGCCTGCCATCTTCACCACCGTCATTTCGCGGCCGCTTGCGCAGGGTAACGAAAAAGCTGAAACCCTTCTTCAACTGCTGATGCGAGATCTTTGCTTGCGACGCAAGAAGGATATGAAATTTGTTGACCTTAAGTTGCCGCCCAAGAAGGAATACGTCCACCGTATTGCCTTTAGACCGGATGAGAAGAACAAATACGAAGCCTTGCT ATCCGAAGCACAGATTGCTCTGAAGGATTATCAGAACAACGCGAGCGGCATGAAGGGACAGTTCCAAAACGTTCTGGAACGGCTCCTTCGTCTGCGACAAGT GTGTAACCATTGGACGCTCTGCCGCAAAAGGATCGACGATCTCCTCGCCGCTCTTGAGGGCCAATCAGTTGTCGCCCTCAACTCTGAGAACATCAAAATAATGCAAGAGGCGCTGCGCCTCTATATCGAAACGCAGGAAGACTGCGCCATCTGCCTCGACACTCTGAATAAACCTGTCATCACGCACTGCAAGCACGTTTTCTGCCACGCGTGCATCTCCAAGGTGATTGAAACGCAGCACAAATGTCCTATGTGCCGCAACCAGCTACAGGAGGATGCACTGCTCGAGCCCGCTCCTGAAgtcagcgaggaggaggagagctTCGACGGCGATGCAAAGAGTTCCAAAACCGAGGCTCTCTTGAAAATCCTTCAGGCCACTACCAAGGACCCCAAGTCAAAggtcatcatcttctcgcAGTGGACGTCGTTCTTGACTATCATCCAGAACCAGCTTATCGAGGCAGGATACAAATTCGCCCGCGTCGACGGCTCCATGACGGCACCGAAGCGTGATGGGGCCATCCACGCCCTGGACCACGACCCAGACACGCGCGTGATGCTCGCCAGCTTGGCTGTCTGCAGCGTCGGCCTCAATCTCGTATCAGCGGATACGGTTATTCTGGCCGACAGTTGGTGGGCGCCGGCCATTGAGGATCAGGCCATTGACCGCGTACACCGCCTGGGACAgaagcggccgacgacggtaTGGCGTCTGGTTATGGAGGGAACCGTCGAGGAGCGCGTGCTGGACATCCAGCATGAGAAGCGGACGCTTGTGGGCAAGGCTTTCCaggagaagaacaagggcaagaagaccCAGGAGACCCGGATGGCGGACATTCAAAAACTGCTTGGTTGA